From one Pseudactinotalea sp. HY158 genomic stretch:
- a CDS encoding LysM peptidoglycan-binding domain-containing protein — protein MARAAARRTPAQRSTPRGTTLMTAAGAIIGATAVSLTYASPASAAPAHEAPRSVPPAFVRSAPQHTPTTTPTTATTPTAANRAVSAVPTAKKPGTITHRVVAGDTVWALAKTYRSSVPAIVRANDLDRSALIRIGQRLTIPAGSTPATSPRQPAQKPSTSAPSTGASSTAKHKVVSGDTVGALAIRYSSSVGAIVRANRLNAAAMIYVGQTLTIPGSAGGSTTAAPPSSSSSGGSGSSSSTGASSAGRHKVVSGDTVGALARSYGSTVAAIVKANGLNSAATIYVGQTLTIPGSGGGSGSSPAGADRPQLVPNTFLHYTYPDDVVRAANDNKYALLAMNVPSSSQLRDLIRSTARQYGVDPALALAIAQQESGINQRAVSPANAIGTMQVIPSTGAWIGGMVGRELNLLDARDNVTAGVRFIKWLTDHADSTDEAIGGYYQGLGSVQKYGLASDTRSYVANVTSLMTRFG, from the coding sequence ATGGCCCGCGCCGCTGCTCGACGGACCCCTGCCCAACGCTCCACTCCGCGCGGGACGACCCTCATGACCGCGGCCGGCGCGATCATCGGCGCCACGGCCGTCTCGCTCACCTACGCCTCACCCGCGTCGGCGGCGCCCGCCCACGAGGCGCCGCGGTCCGTCCCGCCGGCCTTCGTTCGCTCGGCGCCGCAGCACACCCCGACGACGACCCCGACGACGGCGACGACGCCGACCGCCGCGAACCGGGCCGTGAGCGCCGTGCCGACCGCGAAGAAGCCGGGCACGATCACGCACCGGGTGGTCGCCGGCGACACGGTCTGGGCACTCGCGAAGACCTACCGCAGCTCGGTCCCCGCGATCGTCCGCGCCAACGACCTCGATCGTTCGGCCCTCATCCGCATCGGTCAGCGGCTGACGATCCCGGCCGGCAGCACCCCGGCGACCTCGCCCCGGCAGCCCGCCCAGAAGCCGTCGACGTCCGCCCCCTCGACGGGAGCCTCGTCGACCGCCAAGCACAAGGTCGTCTCCGGCGACACCGTCGGGGCGCTGGCGATCCGGTACTCCTCGAGCGTCGGCGCGATCGTCCGGGCGAACCGGCTCAACGCCGCGGCGATGATCTACGTCGGTCAGACCCTGACGATCCCCGGCTCAGCGGGCGGTTCGACGACCGCCGCGCCCCCGTCCTCGTCGTCCTCGGGCGGCTCGGGGTCCTCGTCCTCCACGGGAGCCTCGTCGGCCGGCAGGCACAAGGTCGTCTCCGGCGACACGGTCGGGGCGCTGGCCCGCAGCTACGGATCGACCGTCGCGGCGATCGTCAAGGCGAACGGCCTCAATTCCGCCGCCACGATCTACGTCGGTCAGACCCTGACGATCCCCGGCTCCGGCGGCGGCTCCGGCTCGTCGCCGGCCGGCGCGGATCGACCGCAGCTCGTGCCGAACACGTTCCTGCACTACACCTACCCGGACGACGTCGTGCGCGCCGCCAACGACAACAAGTACGCCCTGCTGGCGATGAACGTGCCCTCGAGTTCGCAGCTGCGCGACCTCATCCGTTCCACCGCCCGCCAGTACGGCGTGGACCCGGCCCTCGCGCTGGCGATCGCCCAGCAGGAGTCCGGGATCAACCAGCGGGCGGTCTCCCCCGCGAACGCGATCGGCACGATGCAGGTGATCCCGAGCACGGGCGCGTGGATCGGCGGGATGGTCGGACGCGAGCTCAACCTGCTCGACGCCCGGGACAACGTGACCGCCGGGGTGCGCTTCATCAAGTGGCTCACCGACCACGCCGACAGCACCGACGAGGCGATCGGCGGCTACTACCAGGGGCTCGGGTCGGTGCAGAAGTACGGCCTGGCCTCGGACACCCGCTCCTACGTCGCCAACGTCACGAGCCTCATGACACGCTTCGGCTGA
- a CDS encoding Rv2175c family DNA-binding protein, whose product MTTAAELPDMTTPTWTSVPDVAEMLELPLRRVRTLITDRALLAIPVGTEAIRSVPAQFLLPAGHPKGPAPLPALRGTIIVLADAGLTDREIVDWLFAERSELGASPLAALHQGRTTTVRRLAQTVG is encoded by the coding sequence GTGACCACAGCTGCGGAACTCCCGGACATGACCACGCCGACCTGGACGTCCGTCCCCGACGTCGCCGAGATGCTCGAGCTCCCGCTCCGGCGGGTGCGGACGCTCATCACGGATCGGGCCCTGCTCGCGATCCCGGTCGGCACCGAGGCGATCCGGTCCGTGCCCGCGCAGTTCCTGCTCCCCGCGGGTCACCCGAAGGGGCCGGCGCCGCTGCCCGCACTGCGGGGGACGATCATCGTGCTCGCCGACGCCGGGCTGACGGATCGGGAGATCGTCGACTGGCTCTTCGCCGAGCGGTCCGAACTCGGAGCGAGCCCGCTGGCGGCCCTGCACCAGGGCCGCACGACGACCGTGCGCAGGCTGGCCCAGACGGTCGGCTGA
- a CDS encoding polyprenyl synthetase family protein yields the protein MSDVDGPVWLDDLRSAVAARVATTMTETHDRFAGVGGEIDDLFTVSAPLLARGKRLRAAFLAAGWRVFSGEPLAAAEVRAGSGLEIFQLAALVHDDLMDGSLTRRGLPASHRRFTALHEERGMISDPEHFGAAGAILLGDLLLVAASADLHAAIALLDPARYASSAALVETMMAEVTIGQYLDIYAQSAPWSDDPAVELDRARRVIRSKSARYSVEYPLRLGAAMAGASAAESDAIGTVGLPIGEAFQLRDDVLGVFGDPHVTGKPAGDDLREGKRTVLVTLGMTLAGPAERDTLRRALGRADLGPAEVDRVRRILTDTGAQAQVEELIAERLATGRAAIDALGADPEDAARLRHLADAAVTRTH from the coding sequence GTGAGTGACGTGGACGGGCCCGTGTGGCTGGATGACCTTCGTTCCGCCGTGGCGGCACGCGTGGCCACGACCATGACCGAGACGCACGATCGATTCGCCGGGGTGGGCGGCGAGATCGACGACCTGTTCACCGTGTCGGCGCCCCTCCTCGCCCGCGGCAAGCGGCTCCGCGCCGCGTTCCTGGCGGCCGGGTGGCGCGTGTTCTCGGGCGAGCCACTCGCCGCCGCCGAGGTCCGGGCGGGCTCGGGCCTGGAGATCTTCCAGCTGGCCGCCCTCGTCCACGACGACCTCATGGACGGCTCCCTCACGCGCCGCGGCCTGCCCGCGAGCCACCGGCGGTTCACCGCGCTGCACGAGGAGCGCGGCATGATCTCCGACCCGGAGCATTTCGGTGCGGCGGGCGCGATTCTGCTGGGCGACCTGCTGCTCGTCGCGGCGAGCGCCGATCTGCACGCCGCGATCGCCCTGCTCGACCCCGCCCGGTACGCCTCCTCGGCCGCGCTGGTCGAGACCATGATGGCCGAGGTCACGATCGGTCAATACCTCGACATCTACGCGCAGTCGGCGCCGTGGTCGGATGATCCCGCCGTCGAGCTCGACCGGGCCCGCCGGGTCATCCGCTCCAAGTCCGCACGGTACTCGGTGGAGTACCCGCTCCGCCTCGGCGCGGCCATGGCCGGGGCCTCCGCCGCCGAGTCCGACGCGATCGGCACGGTCGGCCTGCCGATCGGCGAGGCCTTCCAGCTCCGCGACGACGTGCTCGGCGTCTTCGGCGATCCGCACGTCACCGGCAAGCCCGCGGGCGACGACCTGCGTGAGGGCAAGCGGACCGTGCTCGTGACGCTCGGGATGACGCTCGCGGGCCCCGCCGAGCGCGACACCCTCCGCCGGGCGCTCGGCCGGGCCGACCTGGGGCCGGCCGAGGTCGATCGCGTCCGCCGGATCCTCACGGACACGGGCGCGCAGGCCCAGGTGGAGGAACTCATCGCAGAGCGGCTGGCGACCGGCAGGGCGGCGATCGACGCGCTCGGGGCGGACCCCGAGGACGCCGCCCGGCTCCGGCACCTCGCGGACGCCGCGGTCACGCGCACGCACTGA
- a CDS encoding universal stress protein yields MAVVVGFLANNEGRAALRGGIAEAGLRGEDLVVLVYPIQGPEPVDVSATAAEARATLADAGVSGDIREPVRSEDLAEELLRVAETSDANLIVIGLRRRSPTGKLILGSNAQRILLDSPTPVLAVKP; encoded by the coding sequence ATGGCTGTCGTGGTCGGATTCCTCGCAAACAACGAAGGGCGTGCGGCGCTGCGGGGCGGCATCGCCGAGGCCGGGCTCCGCGGTGAGGACCTCGTGGTCCTCGTGTACCCGATCCAGGGACCGGAACCGGTCGACGTCTCCGCCACGGCGGCGGAGGCGAGGGCGACGCTGGCGGACGCGGGCGTGAGCGGCGACATCCGGGAACCGGTCCGCAGCGAGGACCTGGCCGAGGAACTCCTGCGCGTGGCCGAGACGAGCGACGCGAACCTCATCGTGATCGGGCTGCGTCGCCGCTCGCCCACGGGCAAGCTCATCCTCGGCTCGAACGCTCAGCGGATCCTGCTCGATTCGCCGACGCCGGTGCTCGCGGTCAAGCCCTGA
- the gcvT gene encoding glycine cleavage system aminomethyltransferase GcvT, with product MAHPPPRAGDEEPPASALRSPLAAAHARAGATMTGFAGWEMPLRFGSELAEHAAVRTRAGAFDLSHMGQLEVHGPDAARLGECSFVSRIANLEPGRARYTIMVGPDGGIVDDLIVYRLAADDLLIVCNAANRVRVGDRLAAAARRLRATVVDRTSHRALIAVQGPAAARALAGLVPAEALTMRPFRCAQAVARPPTGPTVPVLLARTGYTGEDGYELAVPAASAVAIWEGLLAAGEPLGLVPCGLAARDSLRLEAGMALYGNELTEDLTPAGAGLGRLVDLGREFVGRAALVERAGETTSLVALAGEGRRAARPGDAVLAGGRRIGRITSGALSPTLGHPIAFARCERPVPVGSELTVDVRGREQVMRVREPPFYRRP from the coding sequence GTGGCCCATCCACCGCCCCGCGCGGGCGACGAGGAGCCACCCGCGAGCGCCCTGAGGAGCCCGCTGGCGGCCGCGCACGCACGAGCCGGCGCCACGATGACCGGCTTCGCCGGCTGGGAGATGCCGCTGCGGTTCGGTTCCGAGCTGGCCGAGCACGCCGCCGTGCGCACCCGGGCCGGCGCGTTCGACCTGTCGCACATGGGCCAGCTCGAGGTGCACGGTCCCGACGCGGCCAGGCTGGGGGAGTGCTCGTTCGTCTCCCGGATCGCGAACCTGGAGCCCGGCCGTGCCCGCTACACGATCATGGTCGGGCCGGACGGGGGGATCGTCGACGACCTCATCGTCTACCGCCTCGCCGCGGACGACCTGCTCATCGTGTGCAACGCCGCGAACCGGGTGCGCGTGGGCGATCGCCTGGCCGCGGCCGCCCGGCGGCTGCGGGCGACGGTCGTCGATCGCACGAGCCACCGCGCCCTCATCGCCGTGCAGGGCCCGGCCGCCGCGCGGGCCCTCGCCGGGCTCGTGCCCGCCGAGGCGCTCACCATGCGACCCTTCCGATGCGCCCAGGCCGTGGCCCGACCGCCCACTGGGCCGACTGTGCCGGTGCTGCTCGCCCGCACCGGCTACACCGGCGAGGACGGCTATGAGCTCGCCGTGCCCGCGGCGAGCGCCGTCGCGATCTGGGAGGGACTGCTCGCGGCCGGCGAGCCGCTCGGGCTCGTTCCGTGCGGGCTCGCCGCCCGCGACTCCCTCCGCCTCGAGGCGGGGATGGCCCTGTACGGCAACGAGCTGACCGAGGACCTCACCCCCGCCGGCGCCGGCCTCGGGCGCCTCGTCGACCTCGGGCGGGAGTTCGTCGGCCGAGCGGCACTCGTCGAACGGGCCGGGGAGACCACGAGCCTCGTCGCGCTCGCGGGCGAGGGACGTCGCGCGGCGCGGCCCGGCGACGCCGTCCTGGCGGGCGGGAGACGGATCGGGCGGATCACGTCCGGGGCCCTCTCGCCCACGCTCGGTCACCCGATCGCATTCGCGCGCTGCGAGCGGCCCGTCCCGGTGGGCAGCGAGCTCACGGTCGACGTCCGTGGCCGGGAGCAGGTCATGCGGGTCCGGGAGCCCCCCTTCTACCGCAGGCCGTGA
- the gcvH gene encoding glycine cleavage system protein GcvH, translated as MSHPTDRAYTAEHEWVRIEAGVATVGVTSYATEALGDVVYVDLPEVGTEVIAGAACGEIESTKSVSDLFSPVSGTVSGVNSDLEAHPERVDADPYGQGWLFTVTVTDVGPTMDAAAYAASVRE; from the coding sequence ATGAGCCACCCCACCGACCGGGCCTACACGGCCGAACACGAATGGGTCCGGATCGAAGCCGGCGTCGCGACCGTCGGCGTCACGAGCTACGCGACCGAGGCGCTCGGCGACGTCGTCTACGTCGACCTGCCCGAGGTCGGAACCGAGGTGATCGCGGGCGCGGCCTGCGGCGAGATCGAGTCCACCAAGAGCGTGAGCGACCTGTTCTCGCCCGTGAGCGGCACGGTGTCCGGCGTCAATTCCGACCTGGAGGCGCACCCCGAGCGGGTCGATGCCGACCCGTACGGGCAGGGCTGGCTGTTCACGGTGACCGTGACCGACGTCGGGCCGACCATGGACGCCGCCGCGTACGCCGCGAGCGTGCGGGAGTGA
- the gcvP gene encoding aminomethyl-transferring glycine dehydrogenase produces MSAPVGAFEGRHIGSSAAEQRRMLDRIGAADVDSLLRTALPGALHHAHVDGLPPAVDEATMVAELHALADSNTVRTSMIGQGYYDTITPAVIRRQVLENPAWYSAYTPYQAEISQGRLEALLTFQTMIADLTGLAIAGASMLDEATAAAEAMTLSHRHSPAGHTFYVDRDLFVQTRAVLATRAAPLGIRLEEIDPAGSLSPPGHLPDAFGVLLAVPGATGRILDRSRCRAWADAAHEAGALCTAVTDPLALTLIEAPEAWGADIAVGSSQRFGVPMGYGGPHAAYLAVRAGLERRLPGRLVGVSRDADGRGAYRLALQTREQHIRRDRATSNICTSQVLLAVMAAAFAVYHGPDGLHAIAARVHDRARAVAGALSAAGLPPRNDTFFDTLTLDVPGRARAVARAALARNLTVWAPTNDEVRLSCDERTTPGIVAEVVAAVLEGAAREADRPGSGRHTRPEPGGIPPDQLRGRDYLTHPVFHEHRSENRLMRYLRRLADADLALDRGMIPLGSCTMKLNSAELMGAMSRPGFADLHPFAPAADARGYRRLIDDLETWLAALAGYDGTSVQPNAGSQGELAGLLAIRRYHAEHAGGREPRRDVCIVPASAHGTNAASAVLAGFRVAVVATGPDGGIDRGDLHRVLTEHAGRIAAIMITYPSTHGVYEPEIVAVTRAVHEAGGQVYLDGANFNALVGVTTLAACGGDVSHLNLHKTFCIPHGGGGPGVGPVVAAAHLVPHLPGHPCAPAVRGAAGRSDGAVAAAPDGSPSILPISWAYLRLMGVDGLRRATGAAVLAANYLAEELAEDYPVLYRGPGGRVAHECVLDLRDLTRRSGITVEDVAKRLIDYGFHAPTMSFPVPGTLMVEPTESEDLAELDRFVAAMRGIRSEIDRVEQGRWPREDNPLVNAPHPARMLTGPWPHPYSRDVAVYPGGEPAAKYWPPVRRIDGAHGDRNLVCACPPVSESAVVRSPSPPVE; encoded by the coding sequence GTGAGCGCGCCCGTCGGCGCCTTCGAGGGGCGGCACATCGGTTCCTCCGCGGCGGAGCAGCGGCGCATGCTCGATCGCATCGGAGCCGCCGACGTCGACTCGCTCCTGCGCACGGCGCTGCCCGGGGCGCTCCACCACGCCCACGTCGACGGCCTGCCGCCCGCCGTCGACGAGGCGACCATGGTCGCCGAACTGCACGCGCTCGCGGATTCGAACACGGTGCGCACCTCGATGATCGGCCAGGGCTACTACGACACGATCACCCCCGCCGTCATCCGGCGCCAGGTGCTCGAGAACCCGGCCTGGTACAGCGCCTACACCCCGTACCAGGCCGAGATCTCGCAGGGCCGGCTCGAAGCGCTCCTCACCTTCCAGACGATGATCGCCGACCTCACCGGTCTCGCGATCGCCGGGGCCTCGATGCTCGACGAGGCGACGGCCGCGGCCGAGGCCATGACCCTGAGCCACCGGCACAGCCCGGCCGGTCACACCTTCTACGTCGACCGCGACCTCTTCGTCCAGACCCGGGCCGTGCTCGCCACCCGCGCCGCACCGCTGGGGATCCGGCTCGAGGAGATCGACCCGGCGGGCTCTCTCAGCCCTCCCGGCCACCTCCCGGACGCCTTCGGGGTGCTGCTCGCGGTGCCCGGCGCCACCGGCCGGATCCTCGACCGGAGCCGGTGCCGCGCCTGGGCCGACGCCGCCCACGAGGCCGGCGCGCTGTGCACCGCCGTGACGGACCCGCTCGCCCTCACGCTCATCGAGGCACCCGAAGCTTGGGGAGCCGACATCGCGGTCGGCAGCAGCCAGCGGTTCGGTGTTCCGATGGGCTACGGCGGGCCCCACGCCGCCTACCTCGCGGTCCGCGCCGGGCTCGAGCGCCGACTGCCGGGCCGGCTCGTCGGCGTGAGCCGGGATGCGGACGGCCGCGGCGCGTACCGCCTCGCCCTGCAGACCCGCGAGCAGCACATCCGCCGCGACCGGGCCACGTCCAATATCTGCACCTCCCAGGTCCTCCTCGCCGTCATGGCCGCGGCCTTCGCGGTCTACCACGGCCCGGACGGCCTGCACGCGATCGCGGCCCGGGTGCACGACCGGGCGCGCGCGGTCGCCGGTGCGCTGTCCGCGGCCGGCCTCCCGCCCCGCAACGACACCTTCTTCGACACCCTCACCCTCGACGTGCCGGGCCGCGCGCGGGCGGTGGCCCGCGCCGCGCTCGCGCGCAACCTCACGGTGTGGGCGCCCACGAACGACGAGGTGCGCCTCTCCTGCGACGAACGGACCACACCGGGGATCGTCGCCGAGGTCGTGGCCGCGGTGCTCGAGGGCGCCGCCCGCGAGGCGGACCGGCCGGGCTCCGGGCGGCACACCCGCCCGGAGCCCGGCGGCATCCCGCCGGACCAGCTCCGCGGCCGGGACTACCTCACCCATCCCGTCTTCCACGAGCACCGCAGCGAGAACCGGCTCATGCGCTACCTGCGGCGCCTCGCGGACGCCGACCTCGCCCTCGACCGCGGCATGATCCCACTCGGCTCGTGCACCATGAAGCTCAACTCGGCCGAGCTCATGGGGGCGATGAGCCGGCCGGGCTTCGCGGACCTGCACCCCTTCGCGCCCGCCGCGGACGCCCGCGGCTACCGGCGGCTCATCGACGATCTCGAGACCTGGCTCGCGGCGCTCGCCGGCTACGACGGCACGAGCGTGCAGCCGAACGCCGGTTCCCAGGGCGAGCTCGCGGGCCTGCTTGCCATCCGGCGATACCACGCCGAGCACGCGGGCGGACGCGAGCCCCGGCGCGACGTGTGCATCGTTCCCGCGAGCGCCCACGGAACGAACGCGGCCTCCGCCGTGCTCGCGGGCTTCCGGGTCGCCGTGGTCGCGACCGGCCCCGACGGGGGCATCGATCGGGGCGACCTGCACCGGGTGCTCACCGAGCATGCGGGCCGCATCGCCGCGATCATGATCACCTACCCCTCGACCCACGGCGTGTACGAGCCCGAGATCGTCGCCGTCACGCGCGCCGTCCACGAGGCCGGGGGCCAGGTCTACCTCGACGGGGCCAACTTCAACGCCCTCGTCGGCGTGACCACGCTCGCCGCCTGCGGGGGAGACGTCTCCCACCTCAACCTGCACAAGACGTTCTGCATCCCGCACGGCGGCGGCGGCCCGGGGGTCGGCCCGGTCGTCGCCGCGGCCCACCTCGTGCCGCACCTGCCCGGCCACCCCTGCGCGCCCGCCGTGCGCGGGGCCGCCGGTCGGTCGGACGGCGCCGTCGCGGCGGCGCCGGACGGATCGCCGTCCATCCTCCCGATCAGCTGGGCCTATCTGCGGCTCATGGGGGTCGACGGCCTGCGCCGGGCGACCGGCGCGGCGGTGCTGGCGGCGAACTACCTCGCAGAGGAACTCGCCGAGGACTATCCCGTGCTCTACCGCGGCCCCGGCGGGCGGGTCGCGCACGAATGCGTGCTCGACCTGCGCGACCTCACCCGGCGCAGCGGCATCACGGTCGAGGACGTGGCCAAGCGCCTCATCGACTACGGATTCCACGCGCCGACGATGAGCTTCCCGGTACCGGGCACGCTCATGGTCGAACCGACCGAGTCGGAGGACCTGGCCGAACTCGACCGATTCGTCGCGGCGATGCGCGGGATCCGCAGCGAGATCGACCGAGTGGAGCAGGGGCGGTGGCCGCGGGAGGACAACCCGCTCGTCAACGCGCCCCACCCGGCCCGCATGCTCACCGGGCCCTGGCCGCATCCGTACTCGCGCGACGTCGCCGTCTACCCCGGCGGCGAGCCCGCCGCGAAGTACTGGCCCCCGGTGCGGCGAATCGACGGCGCCCACGGCGACCGGAACCTCGTGTGCGCCTGTCCGCCGGTCTCGGAATCGGCCGTTGTGAGGTCGCCCTCCCCGCCGGTGGAATAA
- a CDS encoding RNA polymerase sigma factor: MPALPSEFSHPALQQALARGVNRGTIDAASFRIACEDADVAPRRLKHVLKAMQEAGVTVSDIQATAVAATKTRSRTDATVTKKTDSGSAAAESAPVQQPAAGKKAAKAPAKAAAPKASTAAKADPEPADAEGTKAPAAKAPAAKAPAKKAPAKKAAAKKTPATRKKAATSVVEPTGDDAETPDEVEEETTAKTTTEDKAAAADQGGFVYSDADDDDAPAQQVVTAGATADPVKDYLKQIGKVALLNAEQEVELAKRIEAGLFADEKLAEEGASLKGKLRRELEWIAQDGRRAKNHLLEANLRLVVSLAKRYTGRGMLFLDLIQEGNLGLIRAVEKFDYTKGYKFSTYATWWIRQAITRAMADQARTIRIPVHMVEVINKLARVQRQMLQDLGREPTPEELAKELDMTPEKVVEVQKYGREPISLHTPLGEDGDSEFGDLIEDSEAVVPADAVSFTLLQEQLHSVLDTLSEREAGVVQMRFGLTDGQPKTLDEIGKVYGVTRERIRQIESKTMSKLRHPSRSQVLRDYLD; this comes from the coding sequence ATGCCCGCACTTCCGTCCGAGTTCTCGCACCCCGCCCTGCAGCAGGCGCTCGCGCGCGGAGTCAACCGAGGAACCATCGACGCGGCCTCGTTCCGAATCGCGTGCGAGGACGCCGATGTCGCGCCTCGCCGCCTCAAGCACGTCCTCAAAGCCATGCAGGAAGCAGGTGTCACAGTGTCCGACATCCAGGCCACGGCGGTCGCCGCCACGAAGACCCGCAGCCGCACCGATGCCACGGTGACCAAGAAGACCGATTCCGGATCCGCCGCCGCGGAGAGCGCGCCGGTGCAGCAGCCGGCCGCCGGCAAGAAGGCGGCCAAGGCCCCGGCGAAGGCGGCCGCCCCGAAGGCGTCCACCGCGGCGAAGGCGGACCCGGAGCCCGCCGACGCGGAGGGCACGAAGGCCCCCGCGGCGAAGGCCCCCGCGGCGAAGGCCCCCGCCAAGAAGGCCCCGGCGAAGAAGGCCGCCGCGAAGAAGACGCCGGCGACCCGTAAGAAGGCCGCGACCTCGGTGGTCGAGCCGACCGGGGACGACGCCGAGACACCCGACGAGGTCGAGGAGGAGACGACCGCGAAGACCACCACGGAGGACAAGGCCGCCGCGGCCGACCAGGGCGGCTTCGTCTACTCCGACGCCGACGACGACGATGCGCCCGCGCAGCAGGTCGTCACCGCGGGTGCGACGGCCGATCCGGTCAAGGACTACCTCAAGCAGATCGGCAAGGTGGCGCTCCTCAACGCCGAGCAGGAGGTCGAACTCGCCAAGCGGATCGAGGCCGGACTGTTCGCCGACGAGAAGCTCGCCGAGGAGGGGGCCTCGCTCAAGGGCAAGCTCCGCCGCGAACTCGAGTGGATCGCCCAGGACGGCCGCCGGGCCAAGAACCACCTGCTCGAGGCGAACCTGCGTCTCGTCGTCTCACTCGCCAAGCGGTACACCGGCCGGGGCATGCTCTTCCTCGACCTCATCCAGGAGGGCAACCTCGGGCTCATCCGTGCGGTCGAGAAGTTCGACTACACCAAGGGCTACAAGTTCTCCACGTACGCGACCTGGTGGATCCGGCAGGCGATCACCCGTGCCATGGCCGATCAGGCCCGAACGATCCGCATCCCCGTGCACATGGTCGAGGTCATCAACAAGCTCGCCCGGGTGCAGCGCCAGATGCTCCAGGATCTCGGCCGCGAACCCACGCCCGAGGAACTCGCCAAGGAACTCGACATGACCCCGGAGAAGGTGGTCGAGGTACAGAAGTACGGCCGCGAGCCGATCTCCCTGCACACCCCGCTCGGGGAGGACGGCGACTCCGAGTTCGGCGACCTGATCGAGGACTCCGAGGCGGTCGTCCCGGCGGACGCCGTCTCCTTCACCCTCCTGCAGGAGCAGCTCCACTCCGTGCTCGACACGCTCTCCGAACGCGAGGCGGGCGTCGTGCAGATGCGCTTCGGCCTGACCGACGGCCAGCCGAAGACCCTCGACGAGATCGGGAAGGTCTACGGCGTCACCCGCGAGCGGATCCGCCAGATCGAATCGAAGACCATGTCGAAGCTGCGCCACCCCTCGCGCTCCCAGGTCCTGCGCGACTACCTCGACTGA